One Actinomycetota bacterium DNA segment encodes these proteins:
- a CDS encoding DUF2087 domain-containing protein yields MKETRPEVSAAVSCGSSAHTIVWAEGRLLAPDHDETAELTALALGADAPYCVLVAATWSRGGVDLVSLLGTDEENPRRQGLRRSVPQGARSTAPQVVTWANPPGPGTSSGRRQPAPHGLVTWSHHHGRRLEELEALWALPEPIRHRIVLDEVLRRAPHHETLVGMLTSLEQGTSRLTKEIFREASRVLRKDGAILGTEDGGDDGLVLARFFEGDRLREIPANLTKRRLVLRRLAKGFRTGRAYSEAEVNRILNQFHPDHAALRRYLIDEGLLHRSGGIYSVPIGRPDPWDEAIPARD; encoded by the coding sequence TTGAAGGAGACTCGCCCCGAAGTCAGTGCTGCTGTCTCCTGCGGATCCTCGGCCCACACCATCGTCTGGGCCGAGGGCCGGCTGCTGGCCCCCGACCATGACGAGACTGCGGAGCTGACGGCGCTGGCGCTGGGGGCCGACGCGCCCTACTGCGTGCTCGTGGCCGCGACGTGGAGCCGCGGAGGAGTCGACCTCGTCTCGCTACTGGGCACAGACGAGGAGAACCCGCGCCGGCAGGGTCTCCGGCGCTCTGTCCCACAGGGGGCCCGATCGACGGCGCCCCAGGTGGTGACGTGGGCGAACCCCCCGGGTCCGGGAACTTCATCAGGTCGCCGGCAACCCGCCCCCCACGGGCTAGTGACGTGGTCCCACCACCACGGCCGACGCCTGGAGGAGCTAGAGGCCCTGTGGGCACTTCCGGAGCCCATACGTCATCGCATCGTGCTGGACGAGGTCCTGCGCAGGGCCCCCCACCACGAAACGCTTGTCGGGATGCTGACCTCGCTGGAACAGGGGACAAGCCGCCTTACGAAGGAGATCTTCCGCGAGGCCTCGCGGGTCCTGCGCAAGGATGGCGCGATCCTGGGCACGGAGGACGGCGGCGACGACGGGCTCGTCCTCGCGCGGTTCTTTGAAGGGGACCGGCTGCGGGAGATTCCGGCGAACCTGACCAAACGCAGGCTCGTCCTGCGCCGTCTCGCGAAGGGCTTCCGCACCGGCAGGGCCTACTCGGAGGCCGAGGTCAACAGGATCCTGAATCAATTCCACCCGGACCACGCCGCCCTGCGCCGGTACCTGATCGACGAGGGCCTGCTTCACAGGAGTGGCGGAATCTACAGCGTCCCGATCGGCCGGCCCGACCCCTGGGACGAGGCAATTCCCGCCCGCGACTAG